The stretch of DNA CCGGAACACGGGGAGGAGCCAGCCGTCGGTGATGGGGTGGAAGTCGACCGTCAGCTTCATGCCGATCGAGACGGCCGAGGAGTCGACATCGATCACATTGCTGACCAGCCGGGCACCCGGGGCATCCGGCAGATCGACGACCACCGGGACCAGTGTCACATCGGGGAGTCCCGGAAACCCGTGAACCACCGCGAAGCTGTAGACCTCGGCCTCGCCTGCCAACTCAGTCCAGTCGACCCGGGCCGACTGGCATTCGGGACAGTACGGGGTGGGCGGCAACCGGAACGTGGCGCAGTCGGCGCATTTCGGAGCCACCAGGCGACGTTCCTTCGCGGCCTCCCAGAACGGTTCCGTCGTCGGGCTCGTCGTGATCCGCACGGTCTCGCCGGGCAGCGCTGTCGCTGTCGCCATCAGCTGTCCCTTCCTAGAATGATGCCGGAGACGGGCAGTGACGCCGGCCCGCCCGTGACGAGTGCATGCTCGGCACCCGCGACCTGATTGATCGCCGTACCACGCATCTGCTCCACGCCTTCGACGATGTGCGTCATCCCGATGATGTATGCCTCCGACAGCTGCCCGCCGTGGGTATTGACTGGGATCGTGCCCTTGTTCGGCGTCGGCGAATAGCGGATCGCACCCGACTCGACGAAGGCGCCTCCTTCGCCGCGCTCACAGAAACCATAGTCTTCGAGTTGCATGAGAACCATCGGAGAGAAGTGGTCATAGAGAAGCGCGACATCGATGTCACCGGGCGTCAACCCCGACTGGCGGTACAGCCGATCGGCGATCGGCTTATTGCCCGCCGACGCGAAGTACTCGTCGGGCATACCCATCCAGGCGAATGCTCGCCCCCACTCCTTGGTACCGCCGTGCGCCGCGGCGACGAGCGGTACCGGCTTCTGCTTCAGATCCCGCGCTCGATCGATCGACGTGGTCAGGACGGCCACCGCACCGTCCGTCTCCTGACAGAAGTCGTAGAGGCACAGCGGCTCGGCGATCATGCGTGCCCCGAAGTAGTCCTCCTTGGTCAACGGCGTACCGCGAAAACGCGCCTTCGGACGATTCTGAGCGTTCTGCCGTTCGGCCATCGCGATCTCGCAGAACGCCTCCCGGCGGGTTCCGTACAGATACATGTGCCTGCGTGCGAGGACCGACATCAGGTGTCCCGGACCGGCGAGTCCGCTCGGCTGCAGGAACGAATTGACCGGATCCGGCGCGACCGCCGCGAAGACGGTGCCGAGGCGTTGTCTGGACTGTTGCAGCGCCATCACCGTGACGACCATCGTCGCGTCGCCTGCCACGATCGCTGCGCGGGCGAGTCCGATCGATCCGGCCGAGCCGCCGCCACCCGAGGTCAGCGACGCGGTGAAGGTGACCTCGGGGATGCCCAGAGTCTCCATGAAATCCGCGGTGTCCATCTTCTCGCCGTAGCCTGCGCCCGCACCCGAGTAGTAGGCGAAGCCGTCGATGTCCTTGACCGAGACGCCCGCATCCTCGCACGCGGCGAGAATCGCCTCGCACGCCATCTGCGTCGTCGTCTGCGGCCAACTCTCTCCGCGTTTGTAGTAGGGAGTCGCGCCGACGCCGACGATGGCGACGTCGCGCAGCCCGGTGGACTGTGTCATGGCCGGATCATCCCTCGATGACGTCGGTGCTCGCGGGCACCGACGGGACGTCAGGGAAGAGCTCGTAAAACGCGCCCTGCGTGATCCGCAGGGTGGTCTCGGGCTTCGCGTCGGCGAACAGTCCTTCGAGGGTCTTCTGCGTGTGGCCGAATGTCCCCTCCATGTGCGGGTAGTCCGATCCGAACATGACGTTGTTGTAGCCCATCGCCTCGCATGCGGCGACCGCGGTCTCATCGTGCTGGAACGATGCGTACACCTGCGTCATCAAGATCTCCTTCGGATCCCGACTGAGCTTGGGACGGACCGCCATGTGGTGCTGACGGTAGCCTTCGAGCAGACGGTCGCCGAGGAACGGAATCCACGTCGCGCCGCCCTCGGAGATCAGGACCCGCAGGTTCGGATGCCTGTCGAGCGCACCGGATGCGACGAGCTTCATCGCCGCGCGCTGCCCGGAGAACGTGGTCTCCGTGTAGTTCATGACCGCACCGCCCGGTCCGCGGTAGACCACCCCTGCACCGGCCGCGGCCATGTCGACCGGATCGGTGCCGATGTGAAACGCCGGGATGATGCCTGCCTTATCGCAGATGTCCCAGAACGGCTCCCAGTCGTTGCGGTGCCAGTCCGGTGCCGACGGATGGGGCGTCGTCGGCAGGAAGACGGCCTTGAAATCGTTCTCCGCCAACCACTCGATCTCGCCGACCGCGTCCTCGACGCGCAGGGTGGACACCTGTCCGGTGACGACATAGCGGTCGGAGACGGGCGCCAGTTCGTCACGTGCGTATTCGTTGCTGGCCCGCATGCACGCCTTCAGCAGCTCCGGGGTGCGGAACGTCGACGCCCACATGCCGAGGCTTGGAAAGATGACCTCGCCCCACACACCTTCTTTATCGAGGTCGGCTAGTCGCGCCCGCGGATCGCGGACCCCTTGCGGCCGGTGGCTCTCCTCGAGGAACTCCGCCGCTGCCGACGTCGGAAGCTTGCGACGGAACGTCTGGCCATCGACCGAGACCGTCTCCCACTCTCCGTCTGGATCCTTCTCCGACTTCGGTGTGAGATCGGCCATCTCTTTCGTGAGTCGCGATGTCCACACATCGTCCGGCTCGAGGAAGTGAGAGTCGCCCGAGTTGGTCCACATCTTGGTCATGTGCATTCCTCCACGCATTCCTTGGCTCGCGCTAGTGCGAACCGCTCGTCAAACAGTATATTCGTCTAACGGATTCGAGCAAGACTTTTTAATAACTTTCTATTATATTTTTCGATGGCACACTGATACGGCCGGCGAAGGGACGTGAACCGTGGCCAAACGAGCACACGTGACAGGGGAGGCCACACGGATCGCGCTGATGGAGGCCGCCGAACGGCTGTTCGCCGAGCGCGGCGTCGAGGGTGCGACACTGCGGGAGATCCGCGAGTCGGCGGGGCAGTCGAACACGTCGGTGATTTCGTACCACTTCGGTTCGAAACTCGGCTTGATCCAGGCACTCATCCGTTGGCGTAGCGACGATCTCGTTCGCAGGCGAACCGAGCTTCTGAACGACGCCCGGCACACCGGAACGGAGCACGACCCACGAACCGCCGTGCGGCTCGTCGTCGATCCACTCGTCGAATCGATCGCGTCCGGGTCGATGTTCACGCCGTTCCTCGCGCGCCTGAGCGAGAACCCTCGGGCGACGAAGAACTACTGGCCGCCGGACGTCTACGACTGGACGGCCGACTTGATGGAACTCATCGTCGACGCCGCCGCAGGCGACATACCGGACCGGATCCAGCGGGGACGGACCTTCCAGATGTACAACAGTGTGCTGAACCTGCTGAGCGAGCACGCTCGATCGGGCCACCCGATCAGCGAGGTCCAGCTGAGCAACTCCATCGACGGGTGGGTCCACATGCTCACGGCGCCGATGTCGGCGCAGACCCACCGACTGCTCGACGCGAACGAGGTTCAGGCCAGCTGACTCGACAGATACGGCACGTCAGCGAGGGCACGCAGCGCATCGTTGAGGTGCGTGCATCCCGCCGTTCCGCTCAGCTCGTCGAGCACCGCGCTCCGCAGGTCGGCCATCGGCGTTCCGATCAGACGATCGACGTTGAGCACTGCAAGCGGACACTCGGCGTACGGGAGGACATGGGCTTCGGGCGTCACCGACGCGAGTCGCCCGGTTTCCAGATCTGCGCTCGCGCGTAAACCGTACTCGTGTACTGCGATCCGACTCCCGGTCGGGCGGGTCGCACTGTCTTGGAACATCGCGTCGACGTACGCCGTCGAACCGTCTCGCCACACATCGATCCGCCGTGCCCGCCGCATCGATACCTCGGCGATCTCGGCGAGGTCGTGCCAGGCGAGCGGGTCCGGGACTGAGTCGAGCGGCTCCACCGGCCGCGTGCGATGTGTCCAACGCGAGGTCCCGTCGGGGGCCAGTCCACTCGATCCCGGCATGAAGCCGGTGCAGATACCGACCATCGTGCGCCGGGCGGGCCCGGGCGACCTCGGCACGTCGGCGAGAAGTTGTTCGATCGGGTACCACTGAGCGAAGGCGAACCCCGAGACGAGGGTCGCACCGGGGACGTCGTCGAGCATCAGATCCACCGGATCGTGACCGGTGATCGATGGCACGGCATCGCCGAGCCGTCGACGGAAGCCGCTGCCCGCCCCGCCGCCGACCAGATGCTCGATCCCAGGACGCCCGGGCTCGGCTTCTATCCGCAGAACGTTCCGCCGCGGATCGACGTCGAGACGCATCCGGCTCGTCGCGAGGGTCTTCGTCGAGCGGTCCTCGGCCGTCCGCAGATCTCGCCCGCGACCGTCGAGGTACAGGTCGGTGCCCCACCCGTCCGCCCAGCGCATGTCGATCGTCGTGGTGCGACGAATCGACCCCGGACGTCGTCCCGGTGCAGACTGCCCGGGGCCGTGCACCCGCGCACGCGAATTCGAGAAGTCCGGTGCGGCAACGTCGTTCGAAAATTCCTCGGTCATGTCGACACCTCATCAGCACAATGATTTACTTCTTGACTCTATGCCCGCACGCCCCGGAATCGCGGATGCCCGACGTCGATCGTCGACGCCGGGCTTCTGCATGAGACCGCGCTCAGATGCGCTCGATGATGGTGGCGTTGGCCATGCCGCCGCCCTCGCACATCGTCTGCAGACCGTAGCGACCACCAGTCTGTTCCAGGTAGTTCACCATCGTCGCCATGAGGCGCGTACCCGAGCCGCCGAGCGGATGTCCGAGTGCGATCGCTCCACCGCGCGGATTCAGCTTGGCTTCGTCGGCACCGAACTCACGCGCCCACGCCAGCGGGACCGGCGCAAACGCCTCGTTGACCTCATAGGCGTCGATCTCCCCGATCGACAGCCCCGACTTCGCGAGGGCCTGCTTCGTCGCCGGGATGACGCCATCGAGCATGACCAGCGGGTCCGAACCCGACACTGCGAACGTGTGGAATCGCGCACGCGGCTTGAGACCGAGTTCGGCGGCCTTCTCCTCGCTCATGATGAGTGCGGCCGACGCTCCGTCGGTGAGCGGCGACGAGTTGCCGGGCGTGATGGCCCAGGTGATCTCGGGAAACCGCTTCGCGAACTGCTCGTTGTAGAACGCCGACGTGAGCCCGGCGAGTCCGGCGGCAGTGGTGGTCGGCCGAACCGTCTCGTCGACGAGGTGAGTGGAACCGCCGGGCAGGGTGACCGACACCATCTCGTCGGCGAACGCCCCCTCGGCGAAAGCCACAGCCGCACGCTCATGAGAGCGCGCCGAGAACGCATCCAGCTCTTCACGGCTGATGTTCCGGCGCGCCGCGATGAGCTCGGCGCCGATGCCCTGGTGCGCGAGACCCGCCGGGTAGCGCTCGGCGAGCGGTCCCTGCGGGTCGGTTCCCGGCAGCGCCGCGGCACCCATCGGGACGCGACTCATCGACTCCACACCGCCCGCGATCACGATGTCCTGGGCGCCGGAGATGATCGCCTGGGCCGCGAAGTGGGCGGCCTGCTGGCTCGAACCGCACTGACGATCGATCGTGGTGCCGGGGACGGACTCGGGGAATCCCGCGTGAAGAACTGCGGTCCGCGCGATGTTGAGCGACTGGTCGCCGACCTGCCCGACACAGCCGGCGATCACGTCATCCACCAGCTGAGGATCGAGGCCGTTTCGCTCAACGAGTAGGCGGATGACCTGCGATAACATCACCGCCGGATGCATCTCGGACAGCGCACCGCCCGGCTTTCCTTTACCCGATCCGGTACGGATGATGTCGACGATGACAGCAGAAGTCACGAGTAGCTCCTCGGCTCGAACTTTAATAGTTATCTAATATAACCATTCGAGGGTCTGTGTCGCAACACCGATCCACACTTGAGGTCAGCAGCGAGCGGCCGCACCGATAGCCGATGCGCAGCGGACAAATGCTTCGAAAAGCACGTGATGGTGAGGATCGCGGCCAGCTCGCTGACCGCGATCCGATCTGCGGCGGACATCGTTCACAGATAGTCGACGGTGCCACCGCGCACGACACCGCCCTACTGCACCCACACGTACTGAGCCGGAGCATCGACGCAACCGAGCGTTTCGCCAACCCGTCGGCGATCCCGGCACCCCCTGTTGGTCGTACTTCCACGTCCATCCGCAATCCGCCTCTCGCACCGCGTAGGCCGCAGCCACATCCCGCAAGTCAGGCCGGATATCCGTCGAGAAGAGCAAGACGACACTCGCCCGAGAGCTCTTGCATCACCCCGCGCCACCATCCGTGATGCGCTTGCTGGCCACGCACGAGGACTACGGTTCGATCTCCGCCTCCACGGACATCGAACCAGATCTCGGCGTCGCCGACCTCCACCGAGCGTTCCAGTCCGTCGACACCTCCCGGCGGACCGATGTTGCGCAACTCACTCATATATACAGATAACTGATTGTTATAATTGTGCGGAATATTCTCCCGCCGAGTGTTTTCCACAGCTCGCTTCGAACCCGTCCGCGAGCGTTCGTATCGGCAAGAGCACTCGCCCCTCCGACCACAGGATTGACGAATGAAGATCAAAGCAGCAGTTCTTGAGGGCCCCGGCCACGAGTGGGCGGTCGAAGAGATCGACCTCCTTGAACCCGGGCCGGGCGAGGTGCGCGTCGCGAACAAGTTCGCCGGCATGTGTCACTCCGATGCACATCTGAAGCACATGGGCGGCATGGGAACCTACCCGATCGTCGGCGGCCACGAGGGATCCGGAATCGTCGAAGCGGTCGGCGACGGTGTCGATCGTGTTCAGGTCGGCGACCACGTCGTGTACTCGTTCATTCCGTCGTGCGGCACGTGCCGATACTGTGCCACCGGGCGCTCCTATCTGTGCGACTGGGGCGCAAACGCAGGCACCGGGCTGATGGCCGACGGCACCTACCGCTTTGAACGCAACGGTGAGGGAGTCGGCGGATTCTGCGCTCTGGGGACCTTCTCCGAACGGATGGTCGTCTCGCAGCGCTCGCTCGTCAAGATCGACACGAGCATTCCCCTCGACGTGGCCGCCCTGTTGTCGTGCGGGGTCCCCACCGGGTGGGGTGCGGCAGTCAACGCTGCGGAGGTTGCCCCTGGCGATGTCGTCGTCGTCTTCGGCGCAGGCGGAATCGGCGTCAACGCTGTGCAAGGCGCGGCGCACGCGGGCGCCAGCCACATCATCGTCGTCGATCCGGTGCCCTTTAAACGGGAGTTCGCGCTGAGCGTCGGCGCAACCAGGGCCACCGATGACGCTACGCAGGCCGCTCGGTGGGCGCAGGAACTGTCCGCGGGAACGGGAGCCGACTCCGTGATCGTCTGCTCTGGAGTCATGGACGCTGCGACCGTCGGCCGGGCCGCCGGATGCGCGGGCAAGGGCGCCACGCTCGCCGTGGTCGGCCTCAGCGACGTGCCGACCGACATCGCGGTCGCACTGCCCGTTGGACTCCTGGCGTACAACGTCCTCCGAATTCAAGGTGTTCTGTTCGGCCAGTGCAACCCGCAATCCGACATCCCGCTGTTCCTGCGGCTATGGGCGGAAGGCAGGCTCGAATTAGACCGCCTGATCAGCCACCGGTACACCCTGGACCAAGTCAATCAAGGGTATGTCGACCAAGAGGCCGGCACGATCATTCGCGGACTCATCGAGTTCCCGTGAAGACGGCTCCACCGTAGGACGGCCCCTCCGCCTACCCGACCAGCGGACGGACCTCAGTTCTTGTACGGCCGCATAGGTCCCGGCGTCCAGAGGCCGTTGTGCGGGACCTCGCTGAGGTCGAGCTTCGCGTTCTGCTGCGGGACGAGGGGGACGAACCGGCGCAGGGTGCCCCAGTCCTTGGCCCACGCGTTGCGCAGGTACGCCGGTTTCTGGATCGACTGCAGCATGTTCTCGGTGATGCCGAGCGGGCCGCCGTAGTCTCCCGCCATCCAGCGCTGCGAGTTGACGCGTTCGCCTTCGGCGTCGGGTGTGATCCGCCACTCGGGGACCTCGAGGATCCCGTCGACCGCGGCGGCCGGGCGCTGGCACGGGAACGCCAGGGCGACTTCCCAGTCCAACAGCACCGGGGCGTCGCTGCCGACGAGCGTGTTCAACACGGTCAGATCGGTGACGCGCGGCGGCGTGACCGCCACCCACTGCGCGGGCGCAGGCGAGACGTCGTCGGCGACGATCCGCACCACGCTGGCGCGCGGCGGCGCATCCTTCAACGGGAACCGCAGATTGCGCCATTCGGGCGCGCCGCCGACGTCGAGCGGCGTCATCGAAGCGACCGTCGTGACCTTGCCGTCCGGCTCCACCCGGCCGAACTCGAGACGCACCTTCTGGCCCGGGTTCACCACGTTCCACTCGTCGGTGTACTCGATCGTGCCGGCCACCGACATGGTGACCAGCGG from Gordonia humi encodes:
- a CDS encoding thiolase C-terminal domain-containing protein, translating into MTQSTGLRDVAIVGVGATPYYKRGESWPQTTTQMACEAILAACEDAGVSVKDIDGFAYYSGAGAGYGEKMDTADFMETLGIPEVTFTASLTSGGGGSAGSIGLARAAIVAGDATMVVTVMALQQSRQRLGTVFAAVAPDPVNSFLQPSGLAGPGHLMSVLARRHMYLYGTRREAFCEIAMAERQNAQNRPKARFRGTPLTKEDYFGARMIAEPLCLYDFCQETDGAVAVLTTSIDRARDLKQKPVPLVAAAHGGTKEWGRAFAWMGMPDEYFASAGNKPIADRLYRQSGLTPGDIDVALLYDHFSPMVLMQLEDYGFCERGEGGAFVESGAIRYSPTPNKGTIPVNTHGGQLSEAYIIGMTHIVEGVEQMRGTAINQVAGAEHALVTGGPASLPVSGIILGRDS
- a CDS encoding Zn-ribbon domain-containing OB-fold protein, producing MATATALPGETVRITTSPTTEPFWEAAKERRLVAPKCADCATFRLPPTPYCPECQSARVDWTELAGEAEVYSFAVVHGFPGLPDVTLVPVVVDLPDAPGARLVSNVIDVDSSAVSIGMKLTVDFHPITDGWLLPVFRPASTEEGSNDE
- a CDS encoding NDMA-dependent alcohol dehydrogenase translates to MKIKAAVLEGPGHEWAVEEIDLLEPGPGEVRVANKFAGMCHSDAHLKHMGGMGTYPIVGGHEGSGIVEAVGDGVDRVQVGDHVVYSFIPSCGTCRYCATGRSYLCDWGANAGTGLMADGTYRFERNGEGVGGFCALGTFSERMVVSQRSLVKIDTSIPLDVAALLSCGVPTGWGAAVNAAEVAPGDVVVVFGAGGIGVNAVQGAAHAGASHIIVVDPVPFKREFALSVGATRATDDATQAARWAQELSAGTGADSVIVCSGVMDAATVGRAAGCAGKGATLAVVGLSDVPTDIAVALPVGLLAYNVLRIQGVLFGQCNPQSDIPLFLRLWAEGRLELDRLISHRYTLDQVNQGYVDQEAGTIIRGLIEFP
- a CDS encoding acetyl-CoA C-acyltransferase, which translates into the protein MTSAVIVDIIRTGSGKGKPGGALSEMHPAVMLSQVIRLLVERNGLDPQLVDDVIAGCVGQVGDQSLNIARTAVLHAGFPESVPGTTIDRQCGSSQQAAHFAAQAIISGAQDIVIAGGVESMSRVPMGAAALPGTDPQGPLAERYPAGLAHQGIGAELIAARRNISREELDAFSARSHERAAVAFAEGAFADEMVSVTLPGGSTHLVDETVRPTTTAAGLAGLTSAFYNEQFAKRFPEITWAITPGNSSPLTDGASAALIMSEEKAAELGLKPRARFHTFAVSGSDPLVMLDGVIPATKQALAKSGLSIGEIDAYEVNEAFAPVPLAWAREFGADEAKLNPRGGAIALGHPLGGSGTRLMATMVNYLEQTGGRYGLQTMCEGGGMANATIIERI
- a CDS encoding TetR/AcrR family transcriptional regulator, producing MTGEATRIALMEAAERLFAERGVEGATLREIRESAGQSNTSVISYHFGSKLGLIQALIRWRSDDLVRRRTELLNDARHTGTEHDPRTAVRLVVDPLVESIASGSMFTPFLARLSENPRATKNYWPPDVYDWTADLMELIVDAAAGDIPDRIQRGRTFQMYNSVLNLLSEHARSGHPISEVQLSNSIDGWVHMLTAPMSAQTHRLLDANEVQAS
- a CDS encoding DUF2889 domain-containing protein — translated: MTEEFSNDVAAPDFSNSRARVHGPGQSAPGRRPGSIRRTTTIDMRWADGWGTDLYLDGRGRDLRTAEDRSTKTLATSRMRLDVDPRRNVLRIEAEPGRPGIEHLVGGGAGSGFRRRLGDAVPSITGHDPVDLMLDDVPGATLVSGFAFAQWYPIEQLLADVPRSPGPARRTMVGICTGFMPGSSGLAPDGTSRWTHRTRPVEPLDSVPDPLAWHDLAEIAEVSMRRARRIDVWRDGSTAYVDAMFQDSATRPTGSRIAVHEYGLRASADLETGRLASVTPEAHVLPYAECPLAVLNVDRLIGTPMADLRSAVLDELSGTAGCTHLNDALRALADVPYLSSQLA
- a CDS encoding amidohydrolase family protein — protein: MTKMWTNSGDSHFLEPDDVWTSRLTKEMADLTPKSEKDPDGEWETVSVDGQTFRRKLPTSAAAEFLEESHRPQGVRDPRARLADLDKEGVWGEVIFPSLGMWASTFRTPELLKACMRASNEYARDELAPVSDRYVVTGQVSTLRVEDAVGEIEWLAENDFKAVFLPTTPHPSAPDWHRNDWEPFWDICDKAGIIPAFHIGTDPVDMAAAGAGVVYRGPGGAVMNYTETTFSGQRAAMKLVASGALDRHPNLRVLISEGGATWIPFLGDRLLEGYRQHHMAVRPKLSRDPKEILMTQVYASFQHDETAVAACEAMGYNNVMFGSDYPHMEGTFGHTQKTLEGLFADAKPETTLRITQGAFYELFPDVPSVPASTDVIEG